In Aedes albopictus strain Foshan chromosome 3, AalbF5, whole genome shotgun sequence, the following are encoded in one genomic region:
- the LOC109406715 gene encoding uncharacterized protein LOC109406715: MDAVELVVLDYSFWKTVEDLLGEPIPGYLKRIITAAGFARYSALKSISEEFKKELENFAREHMTMFDKTAENFHIFHRSPSKFCIVPGHWKLLWELPGKLPESKKLFVKLQNKVIEPTPVLADQFALGQAQRPATTPSKLATIHECTEHTTKHTTESAVIRTKISSWLEGKGMEVPAEITVTVLGARRATVDCFYCAKPVALSSRENKNGSWGWIISNYTQHLQQHASSKRNTLENYFYRASSTGEAGVEIPGETVVPAAMDSPSTGVSDRKAGLKSDSPAVPSISATIEEQVEEYVVYEELDEEMLESNENRSLDYEEDLKDTPANPDELEHDTGTQDGNISASSARSQQLTIAKKQTILKIEYV; encoded by the exons ATGGACGCAGTTGAGTTGGTCGTACTTGATTACTCCTTCTGGAAGACCGTGGAGGATCTTCTCGGCGAGCCGATCCCCGgttatttgaaaagaatcatAACTGCTGCTGGGTTCGCACGATACAGTGCGCTAAAGTCAATTTCGGAGGAGTTCAAAAAAGAGCTTGAAAATTTTGCGCGGGAACACATGACAATGTTTGACAAAACCGCtgaaaattttcatatttttcaccGTAGTCCAAGCAAGTTTTGTATTGTTCCGGGACACTGGAAGTTACTGTGGGAGCTTCCTGGCAAATTGCCCGAGAGCAAAAAGCTATTTGTGAAG TTGCAGAACAAGGTGATTGAACCTACTCCGGTTTTGGCTGATCAATTCGCTCTCGGTCAGGCCCAACGTCCAGCCACGACTCCTTCGAAGTTAGCTACTATTCATGAATGCACGGAACACACCACCAAGCACACCACCGAATCTGctgttattcgaacaaaaattagcAGCTGGTTGGAAGGAAAGGGTATGGAGGTACCAGCAGAAATTACTGTGACTGTTTTGGGAGCCCGGCGAGCAACAGTGGATTGCTTCTACTGTGCTAAGCCCGTTGCGCTGAGTAGCAGAGAAAACAAAAATGGTTCATGGGGCTGGATCATTTCCAACTACACCCAGCACCTCCAGCAGCATGCATCCAGTAAGCGGAACACTTTGGAGAACTATTTCTACCGTGCTAGTTCGACGGGAGAAGCTGGGGTCGAAATTCCGGGAGAGACAGTTGTTCCAGCTGCGATGGACTCTCCATCAACTGGCGTAAGCGATCGGAAAGCCGGTCTTAAAAGCGATTCTCCTGCCGTCCCTTCGATCTCGGCTACGATCGAAGAGCAAGTCGAAGAGTACGTGGTGTATGAAGAGCTTGACGAAGAGATGCTGGAAAGTAATGAGAATCGTTCCTTGGACTACGAGGAGGACCTGAAGGACACTCCGGCCAACCCAGATGAACTTGAGCATGACACAGGGACCCAAGATGGAAACATCTCTGCAAGCTCTGCAAGAAGCCAACAGCTAACCATTGCAAAAAAGCAAACCATACTTAAAATTGAGTATGTTTAG